The following coding sequences are from one Triticum dicoccoides isolate Atlit2015 ecotype Zavitan chromosome 4A, WEW_v2.0, whole genome shotgun sequence window:
- the LOC119284683 gene encoding EPIDERMAL PATTERNING FACTOR-like protein 4 → MGWASRRGLAAALLLHLLFLAAALGGCAATSRRSGSSGGRAALEQYSWEDPAEAARRRELVGPGSSPPTCRSRCGRCHPCRPVHVAIQPGVSFPLEYYPEAWRCKCGDRLFMP, encoded by the exons ATGGGCTGGGCGAGCCGGCGCGGCCTCGCCGCggcgctcctcctccacctcctcttcctcgCCGCTGCCCTCG GTGGGTGCGCCGCGACGAGCCGGAGGAGCGGCAGCAGCGGCGGTAGAGCAGCGCTGGAGCAGTACTCGTGGGAGGACCCTGCGGAGGCGGCGCGGCGGAGGGAGCTGGTGGGCCCGGgctcgtcgccgccgacgtgccGGAGCCGGTGCGGGCGGTGCCACCCGTGCCGGCCGGTGCACGTGGCCATCCAGCCCGGCGTCAGCTTCCCGCTCGAGTACTACCCGGAGGCCTGGCGCTGCAAGTGCGGCGACAGGCTCTTCATGCCATGA
- the LOC119284684 gene encoding neurogenic locus notch homolog protein 1-like, producing MRRLAGGAALVLLLLLLAITARPAAADFFSPLSPLLAPVMGSLCKAVACGKGNCTVTTGLPGYRCDCEPGWKQMHVGDSLRFLPCVIPNCTIDRSCSNDNSAPTPAPSPKNVSVSADPCDLAYCGSGGTCKNATGLSYHCECKEGFSNVLNMTTMPCFQDCSYGADCAAIGILPSTNSNSTAPPAGSASVSNNCNAPVPGSVLRQILLPLLILASLAMGQAT from the exons ATGAGACGACTCGCCGGCGGCGCCGCGctggtgctcctcctcctcctcctggccatcACCGCCAGGCCTGCCGCCGCCGACTTCTTCTCCCCTCTCAGCCCCCTCCTCGCCCCCGTCATGG GGTCGCTATGCAAGGCGGTGGCCTGCGGGAAGGGGAACTGCACGGTGACCACGGGCCTCCCGGGGTACAGGTGCGACTGCGAGCCCGGGTGGAAGCAGATGCACGTCGGCGACAGCCTCAGGTTCCTGCCCTGCGTCATCCCCAACT GTACCATTGATCGCTCATGCTCTAACGACAATTCAGCCCCAACACCGGCGCCTTCACCCAAAAATGTCTCCGTCTCGGCAGACC CTTGTGACTTAGCTTACTGTGGTTCGGGGGGCACATGCAAGAACGCCACGGGGCTCAGCTACCACTGCGAGTGCAAGGAGGGCTTCAGCAATGTTCTGAACATGACTACAATGCCTTGTTTTCAAGACT GTTCTTACGGAGCGGATTGCGCAGCCATCGGGATCCTACCATCCACAAACTCCAATTCTACAGCACCACCAGCTGGCTCTGCAAGTGTTTCAAACAATTGCAATGCACCTGTTCCAG GATCTGTTTTGCGGCAAATTCTACTTCCTCTGCTGATATTGGCCTCACTGGCCATGGGTCAGGCGACATGA